The sequence GGTAGGTGGCTAGTAAAGACAACGCAGTCGGGGTGATTTCGCGTAAGTACTAATTAAGTATCTGAGATGCCCACGGCATACCCAGAACATAAGCTAAAAACCAGGAGATAACATAATGTATAGCCCAACGGTTGACGAAGTCAGCGCGCGTACGGACGAGTCCGCAACTTACGCTAAGGTCATGTGGCGGCTGATTCCCTTTTTGTTCTTGTGCTACGTGTGTTCCTATCTGGATCGGGTGAACGTCGGCTTTGCAAAACTGCAAATGATGAGCGATCTCAATTTAAGCGAAGCCGTTTATGGGCTTGGTGCAGGAATGTTTTTTGTTGGCTATTTGCTCTTCGAAGTGCCGAGTAATCTCATCATGCAAAAAGTTGGTGCGCGTCTCTGGATCGCCCGAATTATGGTGACGTGGGGTGTGATTTCTGGCGCAATGATGTTCGTTACGACACCAACAAGTTTTTACATCATGCGCTTTGTTCTCGGCGTTGCCGAGGCTGGTTTCATACCCGCCATATTGCTCTATCTCACTTATTGGTTTCCTGCATCGCGACGCGGCAAAGTGACGGCGCTTTTCATGACCGGTATCCCTATGTCAGGCGTTATAGGTGGTCCACTGTCAGGCTGGATTTTGCACGCGATGAGTGGGTCGCATGGTCTAGCCGGATGGCAGTGGCTGTTCTTTCTGGAAGGTATTCCCACTGTGATATTGGGCGTCATGGCGTTCTTTTATCTGGACGATAAAATTGCGGACGCTAAATGGCTTTCACCAGCGCAGCGCACGATGCTGGAAAAAAATCTAGCGGCAGACAAGCATGGCAAGACCTTACATTCACTACGCGACGGATTTACTAATCCCAAAGTATGGTTATTGAGCTTCATCTACTTATTTTTCACGATGGGATTGTATGGCGTTAGTTTCTGGCTTCCGACCATCGTCAAGGCAAGTGGTGTATCCGACCCCCTCAATATTGGTCTGCTCACGGCTATTCCTTACGCAGCAGCAACGGTAGCAATGATCGTGGTTGGTCGCAGTTCGGATATGCGCGGAGAGCGCCGTTGGCATCTTGCCATAGCTGGCTTTGTCGGTGCTGTGGGCTTAGTATTTAGTGTGATGTACGCGCAAAATACGACTATCGCGATGGTTGCCTTGACGTTTGCAACGATGGGAATCATGACCACAATTTCACAATTTTGGGTCTTACCTCCAACGATACTTACCGGCGCGGCAGCGGCAACAGGCATCGCCCTTGCTAACTCGATTGGCAGCGTCTCCGGCCTGATCAGTCCATATCTGCTTGGATGGGTAAAGACGGTGACCGACAGCACCAACAACGGCGTGCTCGTTCTCGCAGCAAGCCTGGTTATCGGAGGATTGCTGGTGTTCACAGTTCCGGCAAAGTTGGTTAATCGTTAGACACCTATGCGGCGTAAAAATAATCTGAGTCGCTAACGATCAAAAATTTTTTGATCGGAAAATACGTTAGAGCAAGCCTTTCCTGGCGCTATAAAAACCAGGCTGGAACAGATTTGCAAACTAATCTGATGGATGCAAGACAATGAAAATGACAAAGCTCGCTCGGCTTCATCGCCGCAGGCGACCTTTGTCATTTTTACATTTTAGACACATTCAGACCGGTCCTTCACTTGA is a genomic window of Glaciimonas sp. CA11.2 containing:
- a CDS encoding MFS transporter yields the protein MYSPTVDEVSARTDESATYAKVMWRLIPFLFLCYVCSYLDRVNVGFAKLQMMSDLNLSEAVYGLGAGMFFVGYLLFEVPSNLIMQKVGARLWIARIMVTWGVISGAMMFVTTPTSFYIMRFVLGVAEAGFIPAILLYLTYWFPASRRGKVTALFMTGIPMSGVIGGPLSGWILHAMSGSHGLAGWQWLFFLEGIPTVILGVMAFFYLDDKIADAKWLSPAQRTMLEKNLAADKHGKTLHSLRDGFTNPKVWLLSFIYLFFTMGLYGVSFWLPTIVKASGVSDPLNIGLLTAIPYAAATVAMIVVGRSSDMRGERRWHLAIAGFVGAVGLVFSVMYAQNTTIAMVALTFATMGIMTTISQFWVLPPTILTGAAAATGIALANSIGSVSGLISPYLLGWVKTVTDSTNNGVLVLAASLVIGGLLVFTVPAKLVNR